A genomic segment from Pseudorca crassidens isolate mPseCra1 chromosome 4, mPseCra1.hap1, whole genome shotgun sequence encodes:
- the METAP1 gene encoding methionine aminopeptidase 1, whose protein sequence is MAAVETRVCETDGCSSEAKLQCPTCIKLGIQGSYFCSQECFKGSWATHKLLHKKAKDEKAKRESVSPWTVEGDINTDPWAGYRYTGKLRPHYPLMPTRPVPSYIQRPDYADHPLGMSESEQALKGTSQIKLLSSEDIEGMRLVCRLAREVLDIAADMIKPGVTTEEIDHAVHLACIARNCYPSPLNYYNFPKSCCTSVNEVICHGIPDRRPLQEGDIVNVDITLYRNGYHGDLNETFFVGDVDEGARKLVQTTYECLMQAIDAVKPGVRYRELGNIIQKHAQANGFSVVRSYCGHGIHKLFHTAPNVPHYAKNKAVGVMKAGHVFTIEPMICEGGWQDETWPDGWTAVTRDGKRSAQFEHTLLVTDTGCEILTRRLDSARPHFMSQF, encoded by the exons GAATGTTTTAAAGGAAGCTGGGCTACTCACAAGTTACTACATAAGAAAGCAA AAGATGAAAAGGCCAAGCGAGAATCTGTGTCTCCCTGGACTGTGGAAGGTGATATCAACACTGACCCGTGGGCAGGTTATCGATATACTGGTAAACTCAGACCACATTATCCACTG ATGCCAACAAGGCCAGTGCCAAGTTATATTCAAAGACCAGACTATGCTGATCACCCTTTAG GAATGTCTGAATCTGAGCAAGCTCTTAAGGGTACTTCTCAAATTAAGTTACTCTCATCTGAAGATATAGAAGGGATGCGACTCGTATGTAGG CTTGCCAGAGAAGTACTGGACATTGCTGCTGATATGATTAAACCAGGTGTAACTACTGAAGAAATAGATCATGCTGTACACTta gcATGCATTGCAAGAAATTGCTATCCTTCTCCCCTGAATTATTATAATTTCCCAAAGTCTTGTTGTACTTCAGTGAATGAAGTGATCTGCCATGGAATTCCAGACAGACGGCCCTTGCAAGAAGGTGATATTGTTAATG TGGACATCACTCTTTATCGCAATGGTTATCATGGGGACCTGAATGAGACGTTTTTTGTTGGAGACGTGGATGAGGGAGCTCGGAAACTGGTTCAGACCACGTATGAGTGCCTGATGCAAGCCATTGATGCAG tgaaaCCTGGTGTTCGATACAGAGAATTGGGAAACATTATTCAGAAGCATGCCCAAGCAAATGGATTTTCAGTTGTTCGAAGCTATTGTGGGCATGGAATCCACAAGCTTTTTCATACGGCCCCCAATGTACCCCACTATGCCA aaaataaagcagTTGGAGTGATGAAGGCTGGCCACGTATTTACAATTGAGCCAATGATTTGTGAAG gcgGATGGCAGGATGAAACCTGGCCGGATGGCTGGACAGCAGTGACGAGAGATGGGAAACGGTCTGCCCAGTTCGAGCACACCCTGCTGGTCACGGACACTGGCTGCGAAATCCTAACCCGGCGACTCGATAGCGCGCGGCCTCACTTCATGTCCCAATTTTAA